GAAGGGCATCTCACTGTTCGTCGTACCGAAGGTGCTGGTCGGCGCGGACGGGTCGCTCGGCGACCGCAACGACGTGGTCCTGGCCGGGCTCAACCACAAGATGGGGTTCCGGGGCACCACCAACACCCTGCTCAACTTCGGCGACGGCGGGCACACCCCGGGCGGCCGCCCCGGTGCCGTCGGTCACCTCGTCGGCGAGCCACACCACGGGCTGGCGCACATGTTCCACATGATGAACGAGGCCCGGATCGGGGTCGGGGCGGGTGCCACCGCGCTCGGTTACACCGGCTATCTCAAGAGCCTGGCGTACGCCAGGGAGCGGCCGCAGGGCCGGCCGGTCGGCGCGAAGGACCCGGCGGCGGCGCAGGTGCCGATCATCGACCACCCCGACGTACGACGGATGCTGCTCGCGCAGAAGAGCTACGTGGAGGGGGCGCTGGCGCTGGTGCTCTACTGCGCACGGCTGCTCGACGAGCAGGGGACCGCGCCGGTCGAGGCGGACCGCGAGCGCGCGCACCTGCTGCTGGACGTGCTCACCCCGATCACCAAGAGCTGGCCGTCGCAGTGGTGCCTCGCCGCGAACGACCTGGCGATCCAGGTGCTCGGGGGTGCCGGCTACACCCGCGATCACGACGTGGAGCAGCACTACCGGGACAACCGGCTCAACCCGATCCACGAGGGCACCCATGGCATCCAGGCTCTGGATCTGCTGGGCCGCAAGATGACCATGCAGGGCGGCGCCGGCCTTGCCCTGCTGACCGCGACGATCGGGGACACCGTCGAGCGGGCCCGGCAGACCGGTGGCGGGGCGGCCGGTCTGGCGGACCGGCTGGCCGACGCGGCGGCCCGGGTGACGGCGGTGACCCGTCGGCTGTGGGCCGACGGTGACCCGGTGCTCGCGCTGGCCAACGCCAGCGCGTACCTGGAGGCCGTCGGGCACGTGGTGATCGCGTGGATGTGGCTGGAGCAGGTGCTGGCGCTGCCGCCGGAGGGGACCGGCGACGCGTTCCACGCCGGCAAGCGCCAGGCCGCCCGCTACTTTTTCGCGGTCGAGCTGCCTCGTACCGGTCCGCAGTTCGACCTGCTGGAGAGCCGGGACCGGACCACGCTCGACATGCGGCCGGACTGGTTCTGACCGGTCAGCGTCGTCGGCTCTGGTGCTGCATCGCCTGCCGCCCCTTGACGACGCCCCAGACGATCACGATCACCAGTGCGATGACACCGATGATGGCCAGCCAGCGGACCGCCTCGAGGAGCAACCCGAGCAGGATGAGCACGCCGGCGACCACGCCGACGACCCAGAGCAGTGCGCGCATCTCGAACCTCCCGTAACCGGCCGCGCCTGGTGCGCCGGGCCCGGGTTCAGGTTCCCCGTCCGGCCGACACCATGCCGATTGATCGACTCGGGTTCTTTCAGGCCAGGGTGTCCGGGGCGCGGAGACACCCCGACTCTCGAAAATCAGAGTCGATCAAGGACGAGCTCAGCCGCCGGCGCGCGCCACGTACACGGTGTTGGCCGACTGACCACCGGTCAACGGGTTGGCGAACGGCACGACGTGCGCCCGTACGTCCACGAACACCTCGGTGAG
This portion of the Micromonospora zamorensis genome encodes:
- a CDS encoding acyl-CoA dehydrogenase; translation: MPSTLLSRRDLDFLLHDWLRVSELVERPRYAEHSRETFDDALDLAERVATEQFAPHNRASDLAEPTFDGQRVRLIPQVRAALDSFAETGLLTAGLDASVGGLQLPHAVAAACFTWFQAANVATSAYPMLTLGNANLLLAHGSAEQVDTYVRPMLDGRFFGTMCLSEPHAGSSLADITTRAEPQEDGSYRLFGTKMWISGGDHELAENIVHLVLARIPGGPPGVKGISLFVVPKVLVGADGSLGDRNDVVLAGLNHKMGFRGTTNTLLNFGDGGHTPGGRPGAVGHLVGEPHHGLAHMFHMMNEARIGVGAGATALGYTGYLKSLAYARERPQGRPVGAKDPAAAQVPIIDHPDVRRMLLAQKSYVEGALALVLYCARLLDEQGTAPVEADRERAHLLLDVLTPITKSWPSQWCLAANDLAIQVLGGAGYTRDHDVEQHYRDNRLNPIHEGTHGIQALDLLGRKMTMQGGAGLALLTATIGDTVERARQTGGGAAGLADRLADAAARVTAVTRRLWADGDPVLALANASAYLEAVGHVVIAWMWLEQVLALPPEGTGDAFHAGKRQAARYFFAVELPRTGPQFDLLESRDRTTLDMRPDWF